Genomic DNA from Cloeon dipterum chromosome 3, ieCloDipt1.1, whole genome shotgun sequence:
CCTCAGTTTCACTGTAAGTGTGCCTGCCCGCCCTCAGCTGGAGCGATAGTTCGGATACGCGCCAAATGGTCCGTTGAGAAGAAGTGGGATGAGCAGCATTCCCACTTTTCAGTTTTTGTTACCGCTACCGCCATCTGTGTCCACTGTCCCAAACTATAAAGCACGCTGCAGGACTGGGATCTGTAAGGGAAGCGTTAGCATTGCTCTTGTACCGTGACAATCGTGACTACGAATACGAAAGTGGCGGTGCGGGTGAGCAGCATTAACAACGCATAAGAAGCTCGCGCTCAGATTGCAGCTTGCGAGAACGAGGAGCAACTTGGCCCGGTGATTAAGGATTTGTCGGTGAGGTTCAGCATTATTTACATTGCCGAGTGAtctgtaaacaaatttattgtttctatTCCAGGCCTCATTTTCAATCGGTGCGGTTGTTCAGGTTACATCTTTTGATGCATTAATCAGCAGCCTAGACCGCGATAGTTAATCTCTGTCCAAAAATCTCTGCATTGTCCAGGGTCTCCTAATTCAGCAGGTGAGATTCGGATTTTCAGTGCTTGCTGTTTGCGTTTGCAtgaagaaattgttttaaatttatagcatTTAGAGCTCAAATTACATTATTCAGTCCAGTTTATTTATGTTGtacataatttttcagaatgaCCACTCAAACACCACACAACCGCCGAAAGGTGTGCTACTACTACGATAGTGACATTGGCAACTACTACTACGGGCAGGGACACCCGATGAAGCCGCACCGCATGCGGATGACCCACAACCTGCTGCTGAACTATGGCCTCTAtcgcaaaatggaaatttaccGGCCATACAAGGCTACGGGCGATGAGATGACCAAGTTCCATAGTGATGACTACATCCAATTCCTACGGTCCATCCGACCGGACAACATGTCCGACTATGGCAAACAAATGCAGAGATGTGAGTCAAAATATTGCTTCCCCTTCGCAAACATACCCTAATTTCTGAGAGATCAAATCCGCATTTTGTCGACAagtgtttcaaataaaacaaattttattttgcagtcaACGTCGGTGAAGATTGTCCTGTATTTGATGGGCTCTTTGAGTTTTGCCAGCTGTCGGCCGGAGGCTCCGTGGCAGCCGCTGTCAAAATCAACAAGCAAGCGTCAGACATTTGCATCAACTGGGGTGGCGGACTGCACCACGCCAAAAAGTCTGAGGCGTCGGGCTTCTGCTACGTCAACGACATTGTCCTTGGAATCCTTGAGCTTCTCAAATATCACCAGCGGGTGTTGTACATCGACATCGACGTCCACCATGGCGATGGAGTCGAGGAGGCTTTTTACACCACAGACCGTGTGATGTGCGTCTCTTTCCACAAGTATGGAGAGTACTTCCCTGGAACTGGTGATCTCAAGGATATCGGCGCGGGAAAggtaaatttgtttactttcgTGATGTTTACATGGACCACTAGTCCATAGGTTTTAATCTAGCATTGTTTTCGAGTTACGtgtactgtaaaaatatttaggaaaaatttaaaatcaatttagaaaCAAACTATGTTTGATCGTGATGATTTTTATGAGTTAATTTGACTTTGTAAATCATTATGAACCTAtatgcgagagctgcgcatgcgtcagagctggctggaacAAAGTCATTCGTAATGGCATTCTCTCTgtaagtgctcaaaccagctgtgacgcatgcgcacttcttgGATATTTTagattcatattgttttggcgggaaaaggttctacttgtgctacgcacgtcgctcTGGAccttttggtcggaaaaaatatccactctaCCTgatttgaccctcaagaatcgatttgGTGTGCTcggaaacttcgtcaaagacggtcttttataagaataaaattttctattgctCTTACTGTCTCAAGAAAGCTTATTTCTAGCTCTTATACAAACACAATCTAATGTAAGCTCTGttattttgtgatttcagGGCAAGTATTACTCGGTGAACATACCGCTGAGGGACGGCATCGACGACGAGAGCTACGAGAGCGTGTTCAAGCCAATCATCGCCAAGGTGATGGAGACATTCCAGCCGAACGCAGTGGTGCTGCAGTGCGGCGCGGACTCACTGACCGGCGACCGGCTTGGCTGCTTCAACTTGACCATCAAGGGACACGGCAAGTGCGTCGAGTTCGTCAAGAAGTACAACATCCCGCTGCTGATGGTGGGTGGTGGCGGCTACACAATACGCAACGTGTCGCGCTGCTGGACCTACGAGACGGCGGTCGCGCTCGGCGAGGAGATCCCTAACGAGCTGCCCTACACAGACTACTTCGAGTACTTTGGGCCAGACTTCAAGCTGCACATCAGCCCATCCAACATGACCAACCAGAACACAAACGAGTACCTGGACAAGATCAAGAACCAGCTGTTCGAGAACCTGCGCATGCTACCGCACGCGCCAAGCGTGCAGATGCAGGCCATTCCAGAGGACGCCATGCAGGTGGACAGGGAGGACGACGACAACCCAGACAGCCGGCAGAACCAGGCCGACAAGGACAAACGGGTGTCCGCCAACAATGAGTTCTCCGACAGTGAGGACGAGGGCGACCGAAAGGAGCAGAAATCTCACAAGGGAAAGAAGCCCAGACTGGAAAAGCTTGAGAACAAAATCAAGGCCGACGAGAAACCTGTCGAAGACACAAAAGACAATGGTGAGTAACAACTGTATTTTCCCCCAACAATGAACTTTTTTCGCCGCCTAAAccatatgaatgcgagaagtgcgcgtgcgtcagagctggtttgagcacttgcagagagatcgcctgtacgaatgactgtCAGATCctgccagctctgacgcatgcgcagttcacGCAAATAGGTTCAGATTGTtttggcggcaaaaaaagttcgcacgtcgcgctgggtGTTTTGGtcaggaaaaatatccattttacctaatccgaccctcaagaatcgattggtgtgctcagactCCGTAAAAGATGGTCTTTAACGACCCAAAGGGCCGAAATACATTTCTTCCagcacatttcaatttttgactcTTTTTCACTGGTGGGTACCAGCTGCCCACGTGTCCCAAAATTTGCCAGCtggcgcagcgcggctggcaGAGACCTCTACCTACTtgattttgtttctaaaatgCTGTTAACCACTTGAATTTTATGTTGCAGGTGCTAGTAATGCAACGGCCTCGGCACAGTAATTGCGTTCAGGTATTAtgaaaaaagccaaaattgactatttaatttttggtaatcGGCCTTGTGTAGTTAATAAGAGATTTTACGGTTGAAAGTGGCTCAATAATGATTGCTGGTGCATcttgagaatatttttgacGCAATATCTACGAAAAGAAACAAGTTGTCCGCATTTAAAAGAATCCAGTTTCTTCCTCCTTGTATTCAGCGAAAAAGACTGTACATTATCACGAACCTTTTAATCACTTATGATGATTCAGCTCCCAACCTTGTCTTTCAAGTtaagattttggtttttaaattgcaaaatagaACTCCCGATTTCATAAGTTACTGAAAAGCCTCCTTTGTTCTTTGTCTCATCtctttttttacttcttttgaTACAATTTCAGGTCAATAAAATATGACGcgtgagttaaaaaaaaatacaattttctttcaatatcaATCACAACtctgttttttcctttttcgaTTGTCCTTTCTTGCCAGCCTCTTTTTTGGCTTTTGGCACAGTGACCGGCGCTTCTGCTCCACACTGGCCTGCATTAGCTGGTGGCTGATGCGATTGCCTGAACTCCTTCCTGACGTTCAGTCCGTTGTCTAGAAAAACAACTTCCCATTCATCCTTGGGCAAAATCCAAATGGGAACATCGTCAACCACCTGAACAAAAGTTCACAATATATACTCCTGAAACAGCAAAAACGCAAACGAACCTGGTCGCGATCGCCGTAGAAGGTCACCATAGGTTTCTGATCCTCCAGCCTCCAAATTTCTACGTTTtcgctaaaattaaaaaaatttcattcgaaaattcagtttttttatagAAGAGGTTACTAAATTGGTACTATTTTCTTGTAGAACTTGCACATCTCCTTGTATTTGGTTTCCTTGCACTTGGTAGGGAGCTAAAAGAATATCATTTCTATGAAATTCAGAAAGCGaattaaaacattgaaaatatttaccttaACAACTGCCCTAACTGCTTTTCCCTCATCGTCTTGTACGGTTTCCGAAATGACGGCTAAAACTAAAGCTAACGTCAGCGTGAGTATTTTCATTGCTGTGATATATATCCGTGTTGCGTCGACCACCTCTGGAAACCAACTGTAAGAATTCCTACGTGTTCTTTTCCGCTCCCTGATATTGACAATGCCGAGCAATACGTGGACGAATCCCAGTGTGGGAAAGAGATAACAAAACTTCGCAATTAGATAGTGGACGGgcaggattttattttttgtatttaacaaATACAATattgcttgaaaatttgaactatTCCGTTTGAAGGCGTCAATCAGCGGCCACCGCTTGATGGGTTTGCGCCACTGACATCATAAATTAAACGAAATAAGGTCAAATTTgcagcagcaataattatGCTACAAATCTTCCTTTGGTGACTGAGTCTCAGCAGCACTCGGCGCTGGTTTCACTTCCTTCAGCTTAATTTCGTACTGCTTGAACAACTCGTGAATCTCTTCTACCTGGTTTCTCCACCAGATTTTCTCCCGCCCGATTTCctacgaaatttaatttttaatgtttgccagaatcaagttaatttgaaaataattactttatcATCCTCGTAGAACACTAATGTAGGTTTCATATTCTTAATGACGATGCTCCTTGTGTTTTCGCTAATTGTAAGCAAAAAtggataaatttgaataataatttgttatttccgcgcttactatttatttaaatgcaggTAGTAAAATTGACTTGGGCCTGGGAACATCCCTAGGTGTCACCCACCGGAATGCTGCGTTtgataattaatgaaatcaaaaatacatataaaactATGAAATTCTTAAGgatattaatatgtatttatatcTTACGAGAAACTCGACACGACGAACTCCCAAAGACGCGTGAGACATGGCGATCAGCATAAGGGACAACACCACGGtgaaatttagtaaattttgacTCATCTCCAAATTATACTGATAATTTAGGATTTGGAAAATTCGGGTAATTCAATACGGATGTTTGACACCAACTGAAGTTTGTACATAAGAGCACGCTAGCTGGTTTTTATCAGCAATAAATGTCAAG
This window encodes:
- the LOC135939135 gene encoding histone deacetylase HDAC1-like, with amino-acid sequence MTTQTPHNRRKVCYYYDSDIGNYYYGQGHPMKPHRMRMTHNLLLNYGLYRKMEIYRPYKATGDEMTKFHSDDYIQFLRSIRPDNMSDYGKQMQRFNVGEDCPVFDGLFEFCQLSAGGSVAAAVKINKQASDICINWGGGLHHAKKSEASGFCYVNDIVLGILELLKYHQRVLYIDIDVHHGDGVEEAFYTTDRVMCVSFHKYGEYFPGTGDLKDIGAGKGKYYSVNIPLRDGIDDESYESVFKPIIAKVMETFQPNAVVLQCGADSLTGDRLGCFNLTIKGHGKCVEFVKKYNIPLLMVGGGGYTIRNVSRCWTYETAVALGEEIPNELPYTDYFEYFGPDFKLHISPSNMTNQNTNEYLDKIKNQLFENLRMLPHAPSVQMQAIPEDAMQVDREDDDNPDSRQNQADKDKRVSANNEFSDSEDEGDRKEQKSHKGKKPRLEKLENKIKADEKPVEDTKDNGASNATASAQ
- the LOC135939136 gene encoding uncharacterized protein LOC135939136, which produces MKILTLTLALVLAVISETVQDDEGKAVRAVVKLPTKCKETKYKEMCKFYKKIVPIYENVEIWRLEDQKPMVTFYGDRDQVVDDVPIWILPKDEWEVVFLDNGLNVRKEFRQSHQPPANAGQCGAEAPVTVPKAKKEAGKKGQSKKEKTEL